Proteins encoded together in one Triticum dicoccoides isolate Atlit2015 ecotype Zavitan chromosome 7B, WEW_v2.0, whole genome shotgun sequence window:
- the LOC119340011 gene encoding B-box zinc finger protein 32-like, whose amino-acid sequence MCGATARCALCVAPADVHCAADAAFLCAPCDARVHGANFLASRHRRTRVYAHKAAPEEEEALSGMTTSSSCVSTADSATTATTAAPLGRRPKIRSSPRARGEEVLEGWAKKMGLPAAVARRRAAAAARTLRAVAAAPRRVPLRVAMAAALCLEVMAAHVGGAHEAGDALRRLEACAHVPARVLVEVASSMGRARASRPAAAAVDAEEGWGECP is encoded by the coding sequence ATGTGTGGCGCGACGGCAAGGTGCGCGCTGTGCGTCGCGCCGGCGGACGTGCACTGCGCGGCCGACGCGGCGTTCCTCTGCGCGCCCTGCGACGCCAGGGTCCACGGCGCCAACTTCCTCGCCTCCCGCCACCGCCGCACGCGCGTCTACGCGCACAAGgctgcgccggaggaggaggaggccctgtCCGGGATGACCACGTCCAGCTCCTGCGTGTCCACCGCCGACTCCGCCAcaacggcgacgacggcggcgccgCTGGGGCGGAGGCCCAAGATCAGGAGCAGCCCCCGCGCGCGGGGtgaggaggtgctcgaggggtggGCCAAGAAGATGGGCCttccggcggcggtggcgcgcaGGCGCGCCGCGGCGGCAGCGCGCACGCTCCGGGCCGTGGCCGCGGCGCCGAGGAGGGTGCCGCTGCGCGTCGCGATGGCGGCCGCGCTGTGCCTGGAGGTGATGGCGGCTCACGTCGGCGGCGCCCACGAGGCCGGCGACGCGCTACGGCGGCTGGAGGCGTGCGCGCACGTGCCGGCGAGGGTGCTCGTGGAGGTGGCTTCGTCCATGGGCCGCGCGCGCGCCAGcagaccggccgccgccgccgtggacGCCGAGGAGGGCTGGGGCGAGTGCCCGTGA